One window of the Triticum dicoccoides isolate Atlit2015 ecotype Zavitan chromosome 3B, WEW_v2.0, whole genome shotgun sequence genome contains the following:
- the LOC119282786 gene encoding uncharacterized protein LOC119282786, protein MAIRILNFTTSSSGCERNWSIFEMVDAKRRNKLDVACRDNLVYIQFNEEIIDKRKKLSSSSDVLLGGDALRAQDWIFEDVYIDEEIDPTTGMLYNIIDETMGASKPVELRRSARVRELDEAEEFVEDDDNESDHEIEDDGIDYESDDDGVMATKDDDDEEDPPQP, encoded by the exons ATGGCCATAAGAATACTTAACTTTACCACAAGTTCATCCGGATGTGAAAGAAATTGGAGCATATTTGAAATG GTAGATGCAAAGAGGAGAAATAAACTAGATGTGGCTTGTAGGGACAATCTAGTTTATATCCAATTCAATGagga gattattGATAAAAGAAAGAAGTTATCCTCTTCTAGTGATGTTCTTCTTGGTGGAGATGCTTTACGAGCTCAAGATTGGATATTTGAAGATGTATATATCGATGAGGAGATTGATCCCACTACAGGCATGTTGTACAACATCATTGATGAAACAATGGGGGCAAGCAAACCTGTGGAGCTTCGTAGAAGTGCAAGAGTGAGAGAACTCGATGAAGCTGAAGAATTCGTTGAGGATGATGATAATGAATCAGATCATGAGATAGAGGATGATGGGATTGATTATGAGTCTGATGATGATGGGGTGATGGCAACtaaagacgacgatgatgaagaggaCCCCCCGCAGCCTTGA